From a region of the Calonectris borealis chromosome 2, bCalBor7.hap1.2, whole genome shotgun sequence genome:
- the RPL7 gene encoding large ribosomal subunit protein uL30 isoform X1 translates to MAEKEAKKVPSVPESLLKKRQAYAAMKAKRQKKMLAIKKFRKAQRKLIYARAQAYHKEYRHMYRQEIRMARMARKAGNYYVPAEPKLAFVIRIRGTNGVSPKVRKVLQLLRLRQIFNGTFVKLNKASINMLRIVEPYIAWGYPNLKSVHELIYKRGYGKINKQRIALTDNYLIQKRLGKLGIICMEDVIHEIYTVGKNFKVVNNFLWPFKLSSPRGGMKKKTIHFVEGGDAGNREDQINRLIRRMN, encoded by the exons ATGGCGGAGAAGGA aGCAAAGAAGGTGCCATCCGTACCAGAAAGCCTGCTGAAAAAGCGGCAGGCTTATGCAGCTATGAAAGCCAAACGTCAGAAGAAGATGCTGGCTATAAAAAAG TTCCGTAAGGCACAAAGAAAACTCATCTATGCAAGAGCCCAAGCTTACCACAAGGAGTACAGGCACATGTATAGGCAGGAGATCCGTATGGCCAGGATGGCCCGAAAAGCTGGCAATTACTACGTTCCAGCAGAACCAAAACTGGCATTTGTGATCAGGATAAGAGG TACCAATGGTGTCAGCCCTAAGGTCCGCAAGGTGTTGCAGCTTCTTCGCCTGCGTCAGATTTTTAATGGCACGTTTGTAAAACTCAACAAAGCTTCTATCAACATGTTGCGGATTGTGGAACCCTATATTGCATGGGG TTATCCCAATCTGAAGTCTGTGCATGAACTGATCTACAAGCGTGGTTATGGCAAGATCAACAAGCAGCGTATTGCTCTTACTGATAATTACCTGATTCAGAAACGCCTTG gaaagcttGGCATCATCTGCATGGAAGATGTGATCCATGAAATCTACACTGTTGGCAAGAACTTCAAAGTTGTGAACAACTTCCTCTGGCCCTTCAAATTATCGTCTCCTCGGGGtggaatgaagaagaaaacgatcCACTTCGTGGAAGGTGGGGATGCTGGTAACAGAGAAGATCAGATCAACAGGCTCATAAGGAGAATGAACTAA
- the RPL7 gene encoding large ribosomal subunit protein uL30 isoform X2, with protein sequence MKAKRQKKMLAIKKFRKAQRKLIYARAQAYHKEYRHMYRQEIRMARMARKAGNYYVPAEPKLAFVIRIRGTNGVSPKVRKVLQLLRLRQIFNGTFVKLNKASINMLRIVEPYIAWGYPNLKSVHELIYKRGYGKINKQRIALTDNYLIQKRLGKLGIICMEDVIHEIYTVGKNFKVVNNFLWPFKLSSPRGGMKKKTIHFVEGGDAGNREDQINRLIRRMN encoded by the exons ATGAAAGCCAAACGTCAGAAGAAGATGCTGGCTATAAAAAAG TTCCGTAAGGCACAAAGAAAACTCATCTATGCAAGAGCCCAAGCTTACCACAAGGAGTACAGGCACATGTATAGGCAGGAGATCCGTATGGCCAGGATGGCCCGAAAAGCTGGCAATTACTACGTTCCAGCAGAACCAAAACTGGCATTTGTGATCAGGATAAGAGG TACCAATGGTGTCAGCCCTAAGGTCCGCAAGGTGTTGCAGCTTCTTCGCCTGCGTCAGATTTTTAATGGCACGTTTGTAAAACTCAACAAAGCTTCTATCAACATGTTGCGGATTGTGGAACCCTATATTGCATGGGG TTATCCCAATCTGAAGTCTGTGCATGAACTGATCTACAAGCGTGGTTATGGCAAGATCAACAAGCAGCGTATTGCTCTTACTGATAATTACCTGATTCAGAAACGCCTTG gaaagcttGGCATCATCTGCATGGAAGATGTGATCCATGAAATCTACACTGTTGGCAAGAACTTCAAAGTTGTGAACAACTTCCTCTGGCCCTTCAAATTATCGTCTCCTCGGGGtggaatgaagaagaaaacgatcCACTTCGTGGAAGGTGGGGATGCTGGTAACAGAGAAGATCAGATCAACAGGCTCATAAGGAGAATGAACTAA